A single window of Colletes latitarsis isolate SP2378_abdomen chromosome 11, iyColLati1, whole genome shotgun sequence DNA harbors:
- the LOC143347401 gene encoding NAD kinase 2, mitochondrial encodes MLSHVFFYIVIRIHLSHKLFEQYAMTTFSHFRRSVRSFQFLQPCKYNVCTGLRSFLRNESSFVPKHVLIVAKLSRYYFEKLREPDLTEAQLKQKLLERGSNYDAMLASHIATKNVQHQVIETLRKLNIEYKLINRQNLDQSNFNWADLILPIGGDGTFLLASNLIFDSQKPIIGINSYPEWSEGFLMLPPKYTTRAPEIFEKLKAGHYRVIMRRRIRTTLCGDNIWEAPFHTHEKGRVSGGEKFYMQDMNKGTPNNLPKERRLPWLALNEVFVAETLSARTSDLLVKIDDEEKFHMIKSSGLCVSTGTGSTSWHKSINSVNSQIVRQILNLVGEKQDISKEEINKICNTFNSSLRFDAEEFKMCYAVRDMIVTDHWPIPKCFHSRGFCRTLTVRSQCFDGGLVLDGGIAVPFNFGATAVMEIHAEDSLRSLVLQD; translated from the exons ATGCTATCTCATgtctttttttatattgttaTCCGTATCCATTTATCgcataaattattcgaacagtATGCAATGACGACGTTCAGTCATTTTCGAAGATCTGTCA GATCCTTTCAATTTTTGCAACCATGTAAGTACAATGTTTGCACTGGTCTTCGGTCATTCCTACGAAATGAATCAAGCTTTGTACCAAAGCATGTACTTATTGTGGCAAAATTGTCACGAtactattttgaaaaattaagagaGCCTGACTTAACTGAAGCACAGTTAAAACAAAAGCTATTGGAAAGAGGTTCCAATTATGATGCTATGTTGGCTAGTCATATTGCAACAAAAAATGTGCAACATCAAGTGATTGAAACCTTGAGAAAGTTAAACATAGAATATAAATTGATAAACAG ACAAAATCTTGACCAATCAAACTTTAATTGGGCTGATTTAATCCTCCCAATTGGTGGTGATGGTACATTTTTGTTAGCATCAAATTTGATATTTGATAGCCAAAAACCAATAATAGGTATTAATTCGTATCCAGAATGGTCGGAAGGATTTCTTATGTTACCACCAAAATATACAACAAGAGCACCTGAAATTTTCGAGAAGTTAAAAGCCGGCCATTATCGTGTAATAATGAGAAGAAGAATTCGAACAACCTTATGTGGAGACAACATCTGGGAAGCCCCTTTTCACACACATGAAAAAGGTCGTGTCTCGGGTGGCGAAAA ATTCTACATGCAGGACATGAACAAAGGAACACCCAATAATTTACCAAAAGAGAGGCGTCTGCCCTGGTTAGCATTAAATGAA GTCTTTGTAGCAGAAACGTTGTCGGCTAGGACAAGTGACTTGCTCGTTAAAATAGACGACGAGGAGAAGTTTCATATGATAAAAAGCTCTGGATTATGTGTTAGCACTGGAACAGGATCAACATCTTGGCATAAATCGATAAATAGTGTCAATTCGCAAATTGTACGACAAATATTGAATCTCGTAGGAGAAAAGCAAGATATTAGTAAAGaagaaattaacaaaatttgCAACACCTTCAACAGCAGCCTACGTTTTGATGCTG AGGAATTTAAAATGTGTTATGCTGTGAGAGATATGATAGTAACCGATCACTGGCCTATACCAAAGTGTTTTCATTCCCGCGGATTTTGTCGTACATTAACAGTCAGATCACAGTGTTTCGACGGCGGACTAGTTCTCGACGGTGGCATAGCTGTTCCTTTTAATTTTGGAGCAACGGCAGTAATGGAAATTCATGCTGAAGATTCATTGAGATCTTTGGTCCTTCAAGATTGA